In a single window of the Streptomyces sp. CGMCC 4.7035 genome:
- the rpmH gene encoding 50S ribosomal protein L34: MSKRTFQPNNRRRAKTHGFRLRMRTRAGRAILASRRSKGRARLSA; encoded by the coding sequence GTGAGCAAGCGCACCTTCCAGCCGAACAACCGTCGTCGCGCGAAGACCCACGGCTTCCGGCTGCGTATGCGCACCCGTGCCGGCCGCGCCATCCTGGCGTCCCGCCGCAGCAAGGGTCGCGCCCGTCTGTCCGCCTGA